In Actinoplanes derwentensis, the following proteins share a genomic window:
- a CDS encoding glycosyltransferase — MSDRKISLVIPYRNRPGNLRLALAALADQTLPADEFEVVLGVLDDSGEHAAISREFAGRLDVVTVTSSRPWQVGAARNLALRQASGAVVVLMDVDMVLPARSLENLWTSHFRYGQRACVVGQMINYDNNTGDVTEVTTLPYEHYRKVLDDLQTTGTGDQDPRMTAAHVIPWSFAWTALIALPRAETGEFDPGFHGYGVEDLEWAYRVARSGTPIVMGRDFFGVHLPHVRSVAANKRSEGPNYRYFLRKWPALDVELACAFGDFEANEHYLALRGTAAGTLGVVLTGDSELVVGVPAGGAFGGAEVLPLLGLALPFEDGSIDRVRVLDPITALPSPYREKVLAEVRRVTASR; from the coding sequence ATGAGTGACCGCAAGATCAGCCTTGTCATCCCGTACCGGAACCGGCCCGGAAATCTTCGGCTCGCCCTCGCCGCACTGGCCGATCAGACGCTGCCCGCCGACGAGTTCGAGGTCGTGCTCGGCGTCCTCGACGACAGCGGGGAACACGCCGCGATCAGCCGGGAGTTCGCCGGCCGCCTCGACGTCGTCACCGTGACGTCGAGCCGGCCCTGGCAGGTCGGCGCCGCCCGCAACCTGGCCCTGCGGCAGGCCTCCGGCGCGGTCGTGGTGCTGATGGACGTCGACATGGTCCTGCCCGCACGATCCTTGGAAAACCTGTGGACCAGCCATTTCCGGTACGGGCAACGCGCCTGCGTGGTCGGCCAGATGATCAACTACGACAACAACACCGGTGACGTCACCGAAGTCACCACGCTGCCCTACGAGCACTACCGCAAAGTCCTCGACGACCTGCAGACCACCGGCACCGGCGACCAGGACCCGCGGATGACCGCTGCGCACGTGATCCCCTGGTCGTTCGCGTGGACGGCCCTGATCGCCCTGCCGCGTGCCGAGACCGGAGAGTTCGATCCCGGGTTCCACGGCTACGGCGTCGAGGACCTGGAATGGGCCTACCGGGTGGCGCGCTCCGGAACCCCGATCGTGATGGGCCGCGACTTCTTCGGCGTGCACCTGCCGCACGTGCGCAGCGTCGCGGCGAACAAGCGCAGCGAGGGCCCCAACTACCGGTACTTCCTGCGCAAATGGCCGGCCCTGGACGTCGAGTTGGCCTGCGCGTTCGGGGACTTCGAGGCCAACGAGCATTACCTCGCCCTGCGCGGCACGGCGGCCGGGACCCTCGGCGTCGTGCTGACCGGGGATTCCGAGCTGGTGGTCGGCGTGCCGGCCGGCGGGGCTTTCGGTGGGGCTGAGGTTCTGCCGCTGCTCGGGCTGGCGCTGCCGTTCGAGGACGGCAGTATCGACCGGGTCCGGGTGCTGGACCCGATCACCGCGTTGCCGTCGCCGTACCGCGAGAAGGTCCTCGCCGAAGTCCGCCGTGTGACGGCTTCGCGGTGA
- a CDS encoding zinc-dependent alcohol dehydrogenase, whose amino-acid sequence MKALKYRAPWDVELTEIPDLHVIGDDDVVVDIKFCGVCGTDLGIVSGSYPVAVPGVTLGHEASGIIAETGPAVTGVTVGDRVVINPTPYCGRCRMCRTQRINHCVNKHGTESGVSYDGAYAGRYRTTSAFVHRVPDDVSLRAAALTEPLSCVVAGARKLQPPSLSAFTYVFGAGPLGLLYTWVLSLKGLTPVVIEHSPARLEFARDRLPDGTAAYASLEEARSKYFNDPDAPLDIVVDTTSALLEELFPQLAPGGTYMSIGLKERSAAIDTMLLADRSLSIIGSIDSLHGSFDEAFHLITTGRIPAERLVSHVIPLDDFKTGFAALGCDVDGRRFGPADQASCKVLIAPGDLDE is encoded by the coding sequence GTGAAAGCCCTCAAATACCGCGCCCCCTGGGACGTCGAGCTGACCGAGATCCCCGATCTGCACGTGATCGGCGACGACGACGTGGTCGTCGACATCAAGTTCTGCGGCGTCTGCGGCACCGACCTCGGCATCGTCTCCGGGTCCTACCCGGTCGCGGTCCCCGGCGTCACCCTCGGCCACGAGGCCAGCGGCATCATCGCCGAGACCGGCCCGGCCGTCACCGGCGTCACCGTCGGGGACCGGGTGGTGATCAACCCGACGCCGTACTGCGGGCGCTGCCGGATGTGCCGCACCCAGCGGATCAACCACTGCGTCAACAAACACGGCACCGAGAGCGGTGTCAGCTACGACGGCGCCTACGCCGGCCGCTACCGCACCACCTCGGCGTTCGTGCACCGCGTCCCGGACGACGTGTCGCTGCGGGCCGCCGCCCTGACCGAGCCGCTGAGCTGCGTGGTGGCCGGCGCCCGCAAACTGCAGCCGCCGTCGCTGAGCGCGTTCACCTACGTCTTCGGCGCCGGCCCGCTCGGCCTGCTCTACACCTGGGTGCTCTCGCTCAAGGGCCTGACCCCGGTCGTGATCGAGCACTCGCCGGCCCGCCTGGAGTTCGCCCGCGACCGGCTGCCCGACGGCACCGCCGCCTACGCGTCACTGGAGGAGGCCCGCAGCAAATACTTCAACGACCCGGACGCGCCCCTCGACATCGTCGTCGACACCACCTCGGCACTGCTGGAGGAACTGTTCCCGCAGCTCGCGCCCGGTGGCACGTACATGTCGATCGGTTTGAAGGAAAGATCTGCCGCGATCGACACGATGCTGCTCGCCGATCGGAGCCTGTCGATCATCGGGTCGATCGACTCGCTGCACGGCTCCTTCGACGAGGCGTTCCACCTGATCACCACCGGCCGGATCCCGGCCGAACGCCTGGTCAGCCACGTGATCCCGCTCGACGACTTCAAGACCGGTTTCGCGGCCCTGGGGTGCGATGTGGACGGACGGCGGTTCGGTCCGGCCGACCAGGCGAGCTGCAAGGTGCTGATCGCCCCGGGCGACCTCGATGAGTGA